The following is a genomic window from Deinococcus sp. LM3.
CGGAGTGTCTGGCGTGGCGCGGATCGTCGGTGGCGCGGGCTCGGCTGGTCCCAGCAGCGCCTGCCACGCCCGCTGGAAGCGTGTCAGGACGGAATCCTGCGTCGCTTCTGCGGTCGGGGAGGGTGCGGCGGGCGGTGGGCTGCCGGGCGGGGTGGCGGCCCCCGTCGGCCGCGTGACGGAAGTGGGAGGCGGGGGCGGTGCGGCTGGCTGTGCAGCGGGCGGAGGTGCAGGGTTCGTTCCCGCAGCGACCGGGGGCACTGCCCCTGCGGCCGGGCCGGGTCGCGACTGGTCGGGGGATACGGCGGGCGGTGATACCGGGACGGGCGGGGGGCGCAGGGACGCGGCAGGAACACCGAGCAGGGTGGCCGCGCCCTCCGGGCCGCCGCGGGTTTCCTCGCCCTGCACGCGCATCCGCCAGCGGCGGTCGTGCAGGTACAGCTCGCACAGCAGCAGGGTGCGCTCCCGGTCGGCGGGACCGCTGGCGGCCGGAACAGTCAGGTCAGCTGCGGCCGGGGACGCGTTCAGGCTGGCGAGGGTCAGCGTGCCGGTCCAGCCGGCTCGGCCACGCCACGAGCAGCCGACCACCAGGCGGGTCACGTCGGCCACCGGGGCGTGGCCGAGCCGGATCTCGGCGGTGCCAGGGCCGGTGCGGGCCAGTTGGGTAGGAGCCGGCCGGGAGCCGGAAGGGCCAGCGGCCATGATCCACAGGTGCGTGCCACTGGGCGCGCGTCCCAGGTGCAGGTTCAGGGATTCCAGTCCGGTGGGTCCGAACTGTCGGCGGATATCCAGGCGTTCCCCTGAGATGAGTTGATGCATCGGTGGCCCTCCCTCTTGCGGACTCCATGATGCCAGGGAGACCCACAGGAGGGTGAGGCATCTGGGACACCATCCCGAATCACACATCTGTCTAGACAAAAGGCGCAGAAAATCCGACTCCCCAACTTTGGCCTGAGAGGTTCCAGAAAGGGCCTCTGGACCGTTCTCCGGAGTGGGAGTCGAGAAAAGACACCGTGGGGCCTTGTAGACCCCTTAGGGAGCCCGGAAAGGATATCGACCTCGCAGTGTCTTCACCATAAGGGCCCGAAGGGTGCGTCCGGGGGCATTCTGATCGGATGGACAGGCCAGGTGGATGACTTCGCCGTTCATCTGCGGACTGCGGACGCTGATGATGATCTTTTTCTTTGAGAAAAGATTTTAAAAGATATTTGATGATCATCATCAAGGGCGGGCGGCCAGGAGCGACAAACACGGCGTTTTTGGGTTTTTTCGCCTGAGTTGTCCGGTAGTTTGGAGTGCAAATCGCCTGAGTTGTCCGGTACTTTCTGCCCGAATCGCCTGAGTTGTCCGGTAGTTCGGGGTGCAAATCGCCTGAGTTGTCCGGTAGTTGGAACGGTCAAATCGCCTGAGTTGTCCGGTACTTTCTGCCCGAATCGCCTGAGTTGTCCGGTAGTCGAGATAGCCGAATCGCCTGAGTTGTCCGGTAGTCTCCTCTTCAAATCGCCTGAGTTGTCCGGTACTTTCTGCCCCAATCGCCTGAGATGTCCGGTAGTCTGCCGCGACATTCTGCAAGGGGTGATATTCCTCGTCCGGGACGTCGCCAAACGCTTCTGGAGCCGATTCAATCGCCTGAGTTGTCCGGTAGTGCTTGTCCCGAATCGCCTGAGTTGTCCGGTATAGCGTCCAGGACAGCTGTGGGCGTATGATGAAGGGTATTACCCACAGGAGGACCGAGGGTTGACGCGAAAAAAGCGCCCGGAGAAACCAGCCCCCACTCCCCTGCCCGATGTCAGCCGGATCGAGGAAGCGAACGTCAGTCGCCTGGGCCTGATCAGCATTCAGGAACGGGTGCCGGACTCCTTCTCCTCCTGGACGGTGGATTTCAAGGTGGACGGACGTCCCGCCCGGCTCACCTGCGACGCCATGCCCAAGTACGGCGGCGTCCCGCACGGGCTGGACGGCGACATCGCCACCGCCCTGATCGACCTGTACGTCGAGACCGGCTGCCCCGCCGACGGCCTGCTGAACACCAGCGCCTACCAGATTCTCAAACGCGCCGGCCTGGACGACTCGGGCCGCTACTACCAGAACCTGCGCCAGACGCTGTTCCGGCTGCGAACCGCCACCTACACCGCCTCGGAAGCGTGGCGGGACCACCGGCGCGGGAACTGGACGACCGTCACCTTCAACTACCTCGAGGGTCTGGAATTCACCAGCGGAGACGAGGACCTGGGCCTGAGCCGCAGCAGCACCCTCAAGATCCGGCTGGCCGAACCCATCGTGCGGTCCATCCGCTCGCAGTACACCAAGCCCCTCGACCTGGAATTCCTGACCAGCCTCGACCGGCCCCTGACCCGCGCGCTGTACCGCCTGCTGGACGCCCGCCGGTACCCGCCGGAGGACCCCACCGTGCCACTGCCGAGCTTCACGGTGAACCTGATGGACTGGGCCGAGGCCTGCAAGATCGTCGATCAGCGCAGCAACAAGATCCGCGCGACCCTGCAGGGAGCCCACGAGGAACTGATGGAACGGCGGTACCTGAGCGGCGTGGAGTACGAGGGCCGGGGCCGCACCCAGAAACTCACGTACCGGTTCGCAGGAACGGGTGAAGCCCAGCCGGACCAGCCGGCAGCCGCGCTGGCCCTCACCGAGGAACTGCGGCGCCACCGGGTGTCGCTGGCGGTCGCGCAGCGCCTGATCGAGGAGTTCGGGGAGGCGCACGTGCAGGCGCGTCTGGAGAAGTTCCAGCGGCTGGTCAGCGCCGGGTACCGCGTGCGCAGCCGCTCGGCGCTGCTGGTAGACGTCATCCGCGATCAGGAAGGCAAGTACCCCGACGGTCCGTACCCGGGCGGCGCGGTCACCACCCCGGCCGCGAACGCCCCTGTGGGCGACGCGAAAGGCGCCGGGCGCGCCTCGTACATGCCCACCCTGGCCGAGGCCGTGGACGGACCGCAGCCCTTGGAGGCGCAGGTGGATTCGGCCCTGAAGACCCTGCAGTTCCTGCTGCGCGAACGCCTGAGCGTCAGCGAGTACGCCCTGCTGCGCATGGGCCTGATCGTGGGCCGTCCCGACCCGCTCGAGGCGACCCGCGCCGCCTCGAAAGCCAAGGTGGACGGCACCCTGGACGCCTACACGGCCGACCTGCTGCTCCTGCTGGGCGAACTGCGCGCCCAGGTTTGACGGCAGCATTCAGACGTAGAGCGATCATCTGCCAACCGCTGTGATCTCCGCCGTCAGAAGCGGTCGATGACGGTCACGCCGACGCCCGTGAAGGTGTCCATGCCCGCCAGTGCCTGCGCGGCCCCGGCGAGGTCGATGCGCGCCCCGATCAGCGCCGCCGGGTTCAGCTGACCCCGCTCGATCAGGCCCAGCATCTGCGGGTAGGTGTGGGCGGCCATGCCGTGGCTGCCGAGCAGTTCCAGTTCCCGCGCGATCACGCGGTCCATCGGGACGGCGGGCCGGGACTGACCGGCCAGCAGCAGGCCCACCTGCACGTGCCGGCCGCGCGTCCGCAGGCACAGCACCGAGTTGACCAGCGTCTGCGGGTGCCCCAGGGCGTCCAGGGAAAGGTGCGCGCCGCCGCCGGTCAGGTCCGCCACTGCGACCGGCACGTCCGGGGTGCGCGTGGCGTTCAGGGTGTGTTCGGCGCCGAGGCGGGCAGCCAGGGCCAGTTTCGAATCGTCGATGTCGATGGCGATCACGCGTGCGCCCAGGCTGAGCGCGATCTGCACGGCGGACAGACCCACGCCGCCGCAGCCGTGCACGGCCACCCATTCCCCGCCGCGCACGCGGCCCTGTTGCGACACGGCGCGGAAGGCCGTGGAGTACCGGCATCCGAGGCTGGCGGCCGTGACGAAATCCAGGCGGTCCGGCAGGCGCACGAGGTTCTGGTCGGCGTACCCCAGAGCCACCAGCGGCGCGAACGATCCCCAGTGCGTGAAGCCCGGCTGGAACTGCGCGTGGCATACCTGCTGATCCCCGGCGCGGCAGGGGCCGCAGCGGCCGCAGCCGGCCACGAACGGCACCGTGACCCTCTCCCCCACCCGGAAGGCCGTAACGTTCCGCCCCACCGCGACGACCGTGCCGGCCAGTTCGTGGCCCGGGACGTGCGGCAGGCGGATGTCCGGATCGTGGCCCATCCAGCCGTGCCAGTCGCTGCGGCACACGCCGCTCGCGCCGACCTGG
Proteins encoded in this region:
- a CDS encoding zinc-dependent alcohol dehydrogenase family protein → MRALMYEEFGVLPTIQTVPDPEPTPDGVVVQVGASGVCRSDWHGWMGHDPDIRLPHVPGHELAGTVVAVGRNVTAFRVGERVTVPFVAGCGRCGPCRAGDQQVCHAQFQPGFTHWGSFAPLVALGYADQNLVRLPDRLDFVTAASLGCRYSTAFRAVSQQGRVRGGEWVAVHGCGGVGLSAVQIALSLGARVIAIDIDDSKLALAARLGAEHTLNATRTPDVPVAVADLTGGGAHLSLDALGHPQTLVNSVLCLRTRGRHVQVGLLLAGQSRPAVPMDRVIARELELLGSHGMAAHTYPQMLGLIERGQLNPAALIGARIDLAGAAQALAGMDTFTGVGVTVIDRF
- a CDS encoding replication initiator protein A; this translates as MTRKKRPEKPAPTPLPDVSRIEEANVSRLGLISIQERVPDSFSSWTVDFKVDGRPARLTCDAMPKYGGVPHGLDGDIATALIDLYVETGCPADGLLNTSAYQILKRAGLDDSGRYYQNLRQTLFRLRTATYTASEAWRDHRRGNWTTVTFNYLEGLEFTSGDEDLGLSRSSTLKIRLAEPIVRSIRSQYTKPLDLEFLTSLDRPLTRALYRLLDARRYPPEDPTVPLPSFTVNLMDWAEACKIVDQRSNKIRATLQGAHEELMERRYLSGVEYEGRGRTQKLTYRFAGTGEAQPDQPAAALALTEELRRHRVSLAVAQRLIEEFGEAHVQARLEKFQRLVSAGYRVRSRSALLVDVIRDQEGKYPDGPYPGGAVTTPAANAPVGDAKGAGRASYMPTLAEAVDGPQPLEAQVDSALKTLQFLLRERLSVSEYALLRMGLIVGRPDPLEATRAASKAKVDGTLDAYTADLLLLLGELRAQV